One segment of Porticoccus hydrocarbonoclasticus MCTG13d DNA contains the following:
- a CDS encoding efflux RND transporter periplasmic adaptor subunit, which produces MKSPKEPSELTTNRFSFALPLALSLALMTGGKMNAEEAEAIPLSRDEVIRMKLVFQPARSADLRDGNSVPATVINSPEHSAQAIALYSGTLTRWHRVPGDAVSAGQPIATLSSPGLMAVEESWLKAHHDLEQARYEFDRDNELFKEGIIARQRLQQTRRRLQQVEFTLASHLQQLTRAGFTDTELAQLTSGKRQPGEYPIKSPAAGKLTERLLNVGQAVPADTPVATLRADSELWLEAAVPAVLAASLEIGDRLQLTDTDGTAILKYKNAAVNPTTQMVDIMAALEQSQTALPGQTLMLTLPPLARGVLVPAAAVTHSGNATTIYVRSENGIEARAVALLPMGNNYLATGGISPGEELVVEGAALLKGIQLGLGGTE; this is translated from the coding sequence ATGAAATCCCCCAAGGAACCGTCGGAACTGACCACCAATCGGTTCTCTTTCGCCCTGCCACTGGCCCTGTCCCTGGCACTGATGACCGGCGGCAAGATGAACGCAGAGGAAGCAGAGGCCATCCCCCTGAGCCGGGATGAAGTGATCCGTATGAAGCTGGTATTCCAACCCGCCCGTAGCGCCGACCTACGCGACGGCAACAGCGTACCCGCCACGGTCATCAATTCTCCCGAGCACAGCGCCCAGGCCATTGCCCTCTACAGCGGGACCCTGACTCGCTGGCACCGGGTTCCGGGGGATGCTGTCAGCGCCGGACAACCCATCGCCACCCTGAGCAGTCCGGGCCTGATGGCCGTGGAGGAATCCTGGCTAAAAGCCCACCACGACCTGGAACAGGCTCGCTATGAATTCGACCGTGATAACGAACTGTTCAAGGAGGGCATCATCGCCAGGCAGCGGCTACAACAGACCCGACGCCGTCTACAGCAGGTGGAATTCACCCTGGCGTCCCACCTGCAACAACTCACCAGGGCCGGTTTTACTGACACAGAACTGGCCCAACTGACCAGCGGCAAACGGCAACCCGGTGAATACCCGATCAAGTCTCCGGCTGCAGGAAAACTCACTGAACGCCTGTTAAACGTCGGACAGGCGGTGCCTGCCGACACCCCTGTCGCCACTCTGCGGGCGGACTCCGAGCTATGGCTCGAAGCCGCTGTACCCGCAGTGCTGGCAGCAAGCCTGGAAATAGGTGACCGTCTGCAACTGACTGACACAGACGGAACAGCGATCCTCAAATACAAGAATGCCGCCGTAAACCCCACCACCCAGATGGTAGATATCATGGCGGCCCTGGAGCAATCACAGACCGCACTGCCGGGCCAGACCCTGATGCTGACCCTGCCGCCCCTGGCCCGGGGTGTGTTGGTCCCCGCAGCAGCGGTAACCCATTCAGGCAATGCCACCACTATTTATGTGCGCAGTGAAAATGGCATTGAAGCCCGAGCTGTCGCTCTGTTACCCATGGGCAATAACTACCTGGCCACTGGAGGCATTTCCCCCGGCGAAGAACTGGTGGTAGAGGGCGCCGCCCTGCTGAAAGGTATCCAACTGGGACTCGGGGGCACCGAATAA
- a CDS encoding response regulator transcription factor: MNILVVEDNRDIAENIADYLEPRGHSLDFAADGRLGLQLALDHDFDVIVLDLMLPRMDGMTVCQKLREAHRATPVLMLTARDQLDDKLAGFQSGADDYLVKPFSVKELEARLHALIKRVHHFGDGAVLQVADLSFNQQTLQASRAGMPLELNPTQRKLLELLMKSSPAVVKRDRLEELIWGDLPPDNDVLRTHIYSLRNIIDRSFEKKLLHTVHGVGYRLSDT, encoded by the coding sequence ATGAACATACTGGTGGTAGAAGACAACAGGGATATTGCAGAGAACATTGCCGATTACCTCGAACCCCGGGGGCACAGTCTGGACTTCGCCGCCGACGGCAGACTCGGGCTGCAACTGGCCCTCGACCACGACTTCGATGTGATCGTGCTGGACCTGATGCTGCCGCGCATGGACGGAATGACCGTTTGCCAGAAATTACGTGAGGCGCACCGGGCAACCCCGGTGCTGATGCTGACCGCCCGGGACCAACTCGATGACAAACTGGCGGGGTTTCAATCCGGTGCCGACGACTATCTGGTGAAACCCTTTTCCGTCAAGGAGTTGGAAGCACGGCTCCACGCGCTGATCAAGCGTGTTCACCACTTCGGTGATGGAGCGGTTCTGCAGGTGGCCGATCTGTCCTTCAATCAGCAGACTCTGCAGGCGAGTCGTGCCGGTATGCCGTTGGAGCTCAACCCCACCCAGCGCAAACTGCTGGAACTGCTGATGAAAAGCAGCCCGGCGGTGGTCAAGCGGGACCGGTTGGAGGAATTGATCTGGGGCGATCTGCCCCCAGACAACGACGTGTTGCGTACCCATATCTACAGTCTGCGCAACATCATCGACAGGTCGTTCGAAAAAAAGCTGCTGCACACGGTCCACGGGGTCGGCTACCGCCTGTCGGACACCTGA
- a CDS encoding TolC family protein, translating to MKRSKQHPFRNKLALNLGLTVLLLPIGLIAESPDHAILQSSDSLNYSEVFRAAMARTPELPLGDAYRDQAAAQQNFAGDWLASRPRATASYWDDQQADNQGMREMEAGVEVDLWRWGQRRDNASLGDQYRQASKSWGNYLALKIAGLVRQSLHELSRTDIAFAQAHRALDDTRELLRISETLHNTGSIARSALMQSRGLVLEAEQRLLDSEAALVDAQRNYQIVTGLHRRPSVAFSEERSQRQAIDSGHPLLGFLQDQAKSRQLQAQLARHDSAGNPTLFMGMRRERGSSGEEDIDSLGIAITMPFGGGNYISAKSSAARLAATEAEVRVIQAHRQLQQQLHEVEHQLESTRRSLELGREQQALHRQHWQMAKKAFSLGETDILPAIQALQRYRESRLRYQLTELDQQRLVSEFNQTVGVLP from the coding sequence GTGAAACGCTCCAAACAACATCCCTTCCGCAACAAACTGGCTCTGAACCTCGGCCTGACGGTGTTGCTCTTACCCATCGGACTGATAGCAGAATCGCCGGATCACGCGATCCTGCAAAGCAGCGACTCCCTCAACTACAGCGAGGTGTTTCGGGCCGCCATGGCGCGGACTCCGGAACTACCCTTGGGTGACGCCTACCGAGATCAGGCAGCTGCCCAACAGAATTTTGCCGGCGATTGGCTAGCCAGTCGCCCCAGGGCAACCGCCAGTTACTGGGATGACCAGCAGGCGGACAACCAGGGCATGCGGGAAATGGAGGCCGGTGTGGAAGTGGATCTATGGCGCTGGGGACAGCGCCGGGACAATGCCAGCCTGGGAGACCAGTACCGGCAGGCCAGCAAGAGTTGGGGAAATTACCTGGCGCTGAAAATCGCCGGACTGGTGCGCCAGAGCCTGCACGAACTCAGTCGTACCGATATCGCCTTTGCCCAGGCTCACCGGGCACTGGATGACACCCGCGAACTGCTCAGGATCAGCGAAACTCTCCACAACACTGGCAGCATCGCCAGATCCGCGCTGATGCAAAGCCGGGGACTGGTGCTGGAGGCTGAGCAGCGGTTGCTGGACAGTGAGGCGGCGCTGGTGGATGCCCAACGCAATTACCAGATAGTCACCGGCCTACATCGGCGCCCGTCAGTGGCTTTCTCGGAAGAACGCAGTCAACGACAGGCCATCGACTCCGGGCACCCTCTGCTGGGCTTCCTGCAGGATCAGGCGAAAAGCCGACAACTGCAGGCGCAACTGGCGCGACACGATAGCGCCGGCAACCCCACCCTGTTCATGGGCATGCGCCGGGAGCGCGGTAGCAGTGGCGAGGAGGATATCGATAGTCTCGGCATCGCCATCACCATGCCTTTCGGCGGTGGCAACTATATTTCCGCAAAAAGCAGTGCCGCGCGCCTTGCCGCCACGGAAGCGGAAGTCCGTGTCATACAGGCCCACCGACAGTTGCAACAACAACTGCACGAAGTAGAGCACCAGCTGGAATCCACCCGCCGTTCCCTTGAGCTGGGCAGGGAGCAGCAGGCACTGCATCGCCAGCACTGGCAGATGGCAAAAAAAGCCTTCTCCCTGGGCGAAACCGACATTTTGCCCGCCATTCAAGCCCTGCAGCGGTACCGGGAGAGTCGCCTGCGATACCAACTGACCGAGCTGGATCAGCAGCGACTGGTCTCCGAATTCAACCAAACCGTTGGAGTACTGCCATGA
- a CDS encoding TonB-dependent receptor plug domain-containing protein → MKRDISVVATLLLSTLTAPTLADHATPEEIEVTGIQPTTRLTLDTEPGELPLVDTSALLKRLPGANVNSNGPVTGIAQYRGLFGDRVSIHIDHAPALTGGPNAMDAPLTYTPPLLLKSLVVIRGIAPVSAAQESLGGHMTASLDRGEFGDDEDFDVSGSLSSRFNGVSDGSSSALKSTLANNQHKLSALFSHDEGDDTRVGDDDEIGGSQYRRGRYDLSYGWRNDNSSIEIYTGELDTRDTGTPALPMDINYIDGDTVGTNVSTTLGEVILSGHLSYNHVDHKMDNYSQRTAPDSLARYRINNATAHNTAWSLQARWPVASGYLSVGTDGNETVHTATITNPNSALFEVANFNDAERDTYGVFTEWEGEIGEWHVQTGARVNRVKMDSESVGASGMMGMMAMNADMLASAFNNGDRDEDFTYLDLALNLSRPLTDSTTLNLGLGRKNRAPSYQERYLWLPLAATGGLADGRNYIGNLDLDEETAHEVTVGIDWQTGKAWATPQLFYRRIDDYIQGVPSDNATANMLSTMMSGDTALMFDNVDAKMYGADMGYGYMISATLRLEGNLSYVRGKRRDEDDNLYRVAPLNNRLSLIYEQRALMLALESVLYASQNKVSDFNQEEKTAGYGILNLSGSYRLTPQLTLSGGVENLFDNRYEDHLAGYNRNGDSDIALGERLPGAGRNIYLAATLHW, encoded by the coding sequence GTGAAGCGCGACATTTCCGTTGTAGCCACGCTATTGCTGAGCACCCTAACCGCCCCGACGCTGGCGGATCACGCCACCCCCGAAGAAATCGAAGTGACCGGTATACAGCCCACGACCCGGCTGACACTGGACACCGAACCCGGAGAGCTGCCGCTGGTGGACACCTCGGCATTGCTGAAACGGCTCCCCGGGGCCAACGTCAACAGTAACGGCCCGGTGACGGGAATTGCTCAATACCGGGGCCTCTTCGGTGACCGGGTTAGTATCCACATCGACCATGCCCCAGCCCTCACTGGCGGCCCCAACGCCATGGACGCGCCGCTCACCTACACGCCGCCACTGCTGTTGAAGTCCCTTGTGGTGATTCGCGGCATCGCGCCGGTCAGCGCCGCCCAGGAAAGTCTGGGTGGACACATGACCGCCAGCCTCGACCGGGGTGAGTTCGGCGATGATGAGGACTTCGATGTATCCGGCTCCCTCTCCAGCCGTTTCAACGGTGTCAGCGACGGCTCCAGTAGTGCCCTGAAGTCCACACTGGCCAACAACCAGCACAAACTGTCGGCACTGTTCAGCCATGACGAAGGCGATGATACCCGCGTCGGCGACGATGACGAGATCGGCGGCAGTCAATACCGCCGCGGTCGTTACGACCTCAGCTACGGCTGGCGCAACGACAACAGCAGCATCGAAATCTATACCGGAGAACTCGACACCCGGGACACGGGCACCCCCGCGTTGCCCATGGACATCAACTACATCGACGGCGATACCGTGGGCACCAATGTCAGCACCACCCTCGGGGAGGTTATCCTCAGCGGACATCTCTCCTACAACCACGTCGATCACAAAATGGACAATTATTCTCAGCGAACCGCCCCCGACTCGCTGGCCAGGTACCGTATCAACAACGCCACGGCCCACAACACCGCCTGGTCCCTGCAGGCACGCTGGCCGGTGGCGAGTGGCTACCTGAGTGTCGGTACTGACGGCAATGAGACGGTCCACACCGCCACCATCACTAACCCCAACAGTGCCCTGTTCGAGGTGGCCAATTTTAACGATGCGGAACGGGACACCTACGGTGTTTTCACCGAGTGGGAGGGCGAGATCGGCGAATGGCATGTACAGACCGGGGCGCGGGTCAACCGCGTAAAAATGGACAGTGAGTCCGTCGGCGCCAGCGGTATGATGGGCATGATGGCCATGAACGCCGATATGCTGGCGAGCGCCTTCAACAACGGTGATCGCGACGAGGACTTCACCTACCTGGACCTGGCCCTGAACCTGAGTCGCCCGCTCACCGACAGTACCACCCTGAACCTGGGATTGGGGCGTAAAAACCGCGCGCCCTCTTATCAGGAACGCTACCTCTGGTTGCCCCTGGCGGCTACCGGCGGCCTGGCGGATGGTCGCAACTATATTGGCAATCTGGACTTGGACGAGGAAACCGCCCACGAGGTCACCGTCGGTATCGACTGGCAAACCGGCAAAGCCTGGGCAACACCACAACTGTTCTACCGCCGCATTGATGACTATATCCAGGGCGTGCCGTCCGACAATGCCACCGCCAATATGCTCAGTACCATGATGAGCGGTGACACGGCACTGATGTTCGACAATGTGGACGCCAAAATGTACGGCGCTGATATGGGCTACGGCTATATGATCTCCGCCACCCTGCGCCTGGAGGGCAACCTCAGCTACGTCCGCGGCAAACGCCGGGATGAGGACGACAACCTCTACCGGGTGGCCCCTCTCAACAACCGCCTGTCTCTGATTTACGAACAGCGCGCCCTCATGCTGGCTCTGGAATCGGTCCTCTACGCCAGCCAGAACAAGGTATCCGACTTTAATCAGGAGGAAAAAACCGCCGGCTACGGGATCCTCAATCTGTCCGGCAGCTACCGGCTGACACCGCAACTGACTCTGTCCGGCGGCGTGGAAAACCTGTTCGACAATCGCTACGAGGATCACCTCGCCGGCTACAACCGCAATGGCGACAGCGATATAGCTTTGGGAGAGCGGTTACCGGGGGCAGGCCGGAATATTTATCTGGCAGCAACTCTGCACTGGTAA
- a CDS encoding efflux RND transporter permease subunit: protein MLSHLIQFSLSQRLLISLLSLLLIGFGSRAMLNLPIDAFPDISPTQVKLIIKSPGMTPEEVESLITQPIEVELLGIPDQTVLRSISKYALSAITLDFAEGTDIYWARQQVTERLNNIWSDLPGNISGGLAPMSTPLSDMFMFTVDNDNLSLQQRRYLLDWTIRPALRTVPGVADVNALGGFVKTYEVAPRRAAMAQMQVTNADIVAALRANNRNDGAGRLDQGEEAILVRVAGALTSLDDLAAIRLDNALGQSIPLSQIADISLGSLERYGSVTANGEEEVVQGLVIGLSGANARNVVDGVQDKLAELQASLPEGTAINVFYDRSVLIERAVGTVSLALLEAVVLVVILLVLFLGNWRAAVTVSMILPLSALFTFFMMDRMGMSANLMSLGGLVIAIGMLVDAAIVIVENIVSALSRQEGQQQARQKNGGTPLPRLHIIFRAVKDVAVPVTSGVAIIVIVFLPLLTLQGLEGKLFGPVTLTIVFALVGSLALSLTAIPVLASFMINKGGEREPWLSRQLLRAYEPLLDKSLAKPRWLVGGSAALLVISVLVFPLVGKTFMPTMDEGDIIVQLESIPSINLENSTRIVKQVEKELLSNVPEIQRIVSRSGSDEIGMDPMGLNETDVFLQLKPVAEWQADSKAEIEQKLRTVLDRFPGINYGFTQPIDMRVSEMLTGSRGDIAIKVFGPDLATLNQLTQAISARVETIDGAVDTTATINEGAQYLQVSVNRQRAGMLGIDVEALQNRLRAEIEGLPLGNIIEHTARVPLMLRYHKPQGDGVMQLQRSRINLVDGGTIPLAELADIRRIEGPVGVSRESGQRFAVVRTNVEGRDLVGFVHEAKAAIAADIDLPQSYSLAWGGQFENQQRAAARLTLVVPVALGLIALLLFITFGSLKQTAIILSNIPFALTGGLLALWLTGEFLSVPASVGFIALLGIAVMNGVVMMSHFNYLQAKGLPMADVVKQGALRRLRPVMMTASTCAFGLLPLLAASGPGSELQKPLAIVVIGGLISSTLLTLFLLPVIYRYFHSTDHNLSGDIV from the coding sequence ATGTTGAGTCACCTGATTCAGTTTTCCCTCAGCCAGCGGCTGCTGATCAGTCTGCTGTCCCTGTTGCTGATCGGTTTCGGCAGCAGAGCCATGCTGAACCTGCCCATCGATGCTTTTCCGGATATCTCTCCCACCCAGGTAAAACTGATTATCAAATCGCCGGGCATGACCCCGGAAGAAGTGGAATCACTGATCACCCAGCCCATCGAAGTGGAACTGCTCGGCATCCCCGACCAGACAGTGCTGCGCTCCATTTCCAAATACGCCCTCAGCGCCATCACCCTGGACTTCGCCGAGGGAACCGACATCTACTGGGCCCGCCAGCAGGTTACCGAGCGGTTGAACAATATCTGGAGCGATCTGCCCGGCAATATCAGCGGGGGACTGGCCCCCATGAGCACACCGCTCAGTGACATGTTCATGTTCACCGTGGACAACGACAATCTCTCCCTGCAACAGCGTCGCTACCTGCTGGACTGGACTATCCGCCCCGCTCTGCGCACGGTGCCCGGCGTGGCGGATGTGAACGCGCTGGGTGGTTTTGTCAAAACCTATGAGGTGGCGCCGCGCCGGGCAGCGATGGCTCAAATGCAGGTAACCAACGCCGATATCGTCGCCGCCCTGCGGGCCAACAACCGCAACGACGGGGCTGGCCGACTGGATCAGGGAGAGGAGGCCATCCTGGTGCGGGTAGCAGGCGCCCTCACGTCCCTGGACGATCTGGCCGCCATTCGCCTCGACAACGCCCTCGGCCAGTCCATTCCCCTCAGCCAGATTGCCGACATTTCCCTCGGCAGCCTGGAGCGCTACGGCTCGGTCACCGCCAATGGCGAGGAAGAAGTGGTACAGGGGCTCGTAATCGGCCTGAGTGGGGCCAACGCCAGAAACGTAGTGGACGGCGTACAGGACAAACTGGCAGAACTGCAAGCCAGCCTGCCGGAAGGCACTGCCATCAATGTGTTCTACGACCGCAGCGTGTTGATTGAGCGAGCGGTGGGCACAGTGAGCCTGGCGCTGCTGGAAGCGGTGGTGCTGGTGGTGATTCTGTTGGTGCTGTTCCTCGGCAACTGGCGCGCCGCGGTGACCGTCTCGATGATCCTGCCCCTGTCAGCGCTGTTCACCTTTTTCATGATGGACCGCATGGGCATGTCCGCCAACCTGATGAGCCTCGGCGGCCTGGTGATTGCCATCGGCATGCTGGTGGACGCCGCCATCGTTATTGTCGAGAACATTGTCTCGGCACTATCCCGACAAGAGGGCCAACAGCAGGCGCGACAGAAAAACGGCGGCACGCCCCTGCCCCGCCTGCACATCATTTTCCGGGCAGTAAAGGACGTGGCGGTGCCGGTCACCTCCGGTGTCGCCATCATCGTCATCGTGTTTCTGCCACTGCTGACCCTGCAGGGGCTGGAGGGCAAACTGTTCGGCCCGGTGACCCTGACCATCGTATTCGCTCTGGTGGGATCCCTGGCGCTGTCTCTCACCGCCATCCCGGTGCTGGCATCCTTCATGATCAACAAGGGCGGTGAACGCGAACCCTGGCTCAGCCGCCAGTTGCTGCGCGCCTATGAACCGCTGCTGGACAAGAGCCTGGCCAAACCGCGCTGGCTGGTGGGCGGTTCCGCGGCACTGCTGGTGATCTCGGTGCTGGTGTTTCCACTGGTGGGCAAAACCTTCATGCCCACCATGGACGAGGGCGACATCATCGTGCAGTTGGAATCGATTCCCTCCATCAACCTGGAAAACAGTACCCGCATCGTCAAACAGGTGGAAAAGGAACTGCTGAGTAATGTGCCGGAAATTCAGCGCATCGTCTCCCGCAGCGGCTCCGATGAAATTGGCATGGACCCCATGGGCCTCAACGAGACCGACGTGTTCCTGCAACTGAAACCAGTGGCGGAATGGCAGGCCGACAGCAAGGCGGAAATCGAGCAGAAACTGCGCACCGTACTGGATCGTTTTCCCGGCATCAACTACGGCTTCACCCAGCCCATCGACATGCGCGTATCGGAGATGCTCACCGGCTCCCGGGGCGACATCGCCATCAAGGTGTTCGGCCCGGATCTGGCCACTTTAAACCAATTGACCCAGGCTATTTCCGCGCGGGTAGAGACCATCGACGGCGCCGTGGATACCACTGCCACCATTAACGAGGGAGCCCAGTACCTGCAGGTGAGCGTGAACCGCCAGCGGGCCGGCATGCTGGGCATTGACGTGGAAGCCCTGCAGAATCGCCTGCGGGCGGAAATAGAGGGACTGCCCCTGGGCAACATTATTGAACACACCGCCCGGGTGCCATTGATGCTGCGCTATCACAAACCCCAAGGGGACGGCGTGATGCAACTTCAACGGAGCCGCATCAACCTGGTTGACGGCGGCACCATTCCCCTTGCAGAGCTGGCAGATATCCGCCGTATCGAAGGACCGGTTGGGGTTTCCCGCGAGTCCGGTCAGCGCTTTGCAGTGGTGCGCACCAATGTGGAGGGTCGCGATCTGGTGGGCTTCGTCCATGAGGCCAAGGCCGCCATCGCCGCAGATATCGACCTGCCCCAGAGCTACTCCCTGGCCTGGGGCGGCCAGTTCGAGAACCAGCAGCGAGCCGCTGCCCGGCTGACGCTGGTGGTGCCGGTCGCACTGGGCCTGATCGCCCTGCTGCTGTTCATCACTTTCGGTTCCCTGAAACAAACCGCCATCATCCTCTCCAACATCCCCTTCGCCCTCACCGGCGGCCTGTTGGCTCTGTGGCTCACCGGCGAATTCCTGTCGGTTCCCGCCTCGGTGGGTTTTATTGCCCTGCTCGGTATCGCGGTGATGAACGGCGTGGTGATGATGTCTCACTTTAATTACCTGCAAGCGAAGGGGCTGCCCATGGCCGATGTGGTGAAACAGGGCGCACTGCGGCGCCTGCGTCCGGTCATGATGACCGCCAGCACCTGCGCTTTTGGCCTGTTGCCTCTATTGGCAGCCAGCGGCCCCGGCTCTGAGTTGCAGAAACCCCTGGCCATTGTGGTGATCGGTGGTTTGATCAGCTCCACCCTGTTGACCCTGTTCCTGCTACCGGTGATCTATCGCTATTTTCACAGCACTGACCACAATCTGTCAGGAGACATTGTATGA
- a CDS encoding DUF3240 family protein: MNVLLVLNITPELEEELVDYLISLEEVGGFTSYPVHGHGEQGRLSIAEQVRGRRKRVQFEILLPEEYVDALIAGLAEEVGKGIHYWQLPVACSGHL; this comes from the coding sequence ATGAACGTCCTGCTGGTACTCAATATCACCCCCGAACTGGAAGAGGAACTAGTGGACTACCTGATTTCGCTGGAAGAAGTGGGCGGCTTTACTTCCTACCCGGTACACGGCCACGGCGAACAGGGCCGTCTCTCCATTGCCGAGCAGGTGAGAGGACGCCGGAAGCGGGTGCAGTTTGAAATCCTGTTGCCGGAAGAGTATGTGGATGCCCTGATAGCCGGGCTGGCCGAAGAAGTCGGCAAAGGCATTCATTACTGGCAGCTTCCTGTGGCCTGCAGCGGTCACCTGTAA
- a CDS encoding ATP-binding protein, which yields MAPTLDSFINSAARQNLRQLSVIRNIALGGQILALLFFSQIRDIGLPILVLGAILALYAIVITTTWWRTFRYPVITELEFFCHLLVDILFFTALLFFSGGASNPFISYYLVPISIAATTLPLRYTWAITILSLAAYSWLLNFYLPIPALAPGHHHDGVSNLHILGMWLNFAVSAGLITYFVTRMARTLKQQEEQLTIQRENQLRDEQLLAIGSLAAGTAHELGTPLNTMKILVDEMVADQSGSNDDLNILQQQIEQCRLTLKQLVATAEGSADGGEDIALRHYFDRLFERWQLMRPGVQASIRYPDNLPDIHTRLHPTIAQSLTSLLNNAADASPNRVDIQVRWDRQHIELCIKDYGDGVVPQLRGRLGTAFTSSKPEGMGLGLFLTQATLQRYGGTVDIKPGRESGSEAKVILPIQDVHA from the coding sequence ATGGCTCCCACCCTTGATTCATTCATAAACTCGGCAGCGCGGCAAAACCTGCGCCAGCTGAGCGTCATCCGCAACATCGCTCTTGGGGGCCAGATTCTGGCCCTCCTTTTTTTCAGCCAGATACGGGATATCGGTTTACCTATACTGGTGCTGGGAGCCATTCTCGCCCTCTACGCCATTGTCATTACCACTACCTGGTGGCGCACCTTCCGTTACCCGGTCATTACCGAACTGGAATTTTTCTGCCATCTGCTGGTGGATATCCTGTTTTTTACTGCTCTGCTGTTTTTCAGCGGCGGCGCATCAAACCCGTTTATTTCCTACTATCTGGTGCCCATCAGCATTGCGGCAACCACATTGCCACTGCGCTATACTTGGGCCATCACGATACTTTCACTGGCGGCCTACAGCTGGCTGCTGAACTTTTACCTACCCATTCCTGCCCTGGCACCGGGCCATCATCACGACGGCGTCAGCAATCTGCATATTCTTGGCATGTGGCTTAACTTCGCAGTCAGTGCGGGGCTGATTACCTATTTTGTGACCCGTATGGCCCGCACCCTGAAACAGCAGGAGGAACAGCTGACCATACAACGGGAAAATCAGCTGCGGGATGAACAGCTGCTGGCCATCGGTTCACTGGCTGCGGGTACTGCCCATGAACTGGGGACCCCACTCAACACCATGAAAATTCTGGTGGACGAAATGGTGGCAGACCAGTCCGGTTCAAACGACGATCTGAATATCTTGCAGCAACAGATTGAACAATGTCGGCTTACCCTGAAACAGCTGGTGGCCACTGCGGAAGGCAGTGCCGACGGCGGCGAAGACATTGCCCTGCGCCATTACTTTGACAGGTTATTCGAACGCTGGCAGCTGATGCGTCCCGGCGTACAGGCCAGCATCCGTTATCCGGATAACCTGCCGGATATTCACACTCGCCTGCACCCGACCATCGCCCAGTCACTGACCAGCCTGCTCAATAATGCGGCCGATGCCAGCCCGAATCGGGTTGATATACAGGTACGCTGGGATCGGCAACACATTGAACTCTGTATCAAGGATTATGGTGACGGTGTTGTGCCACAATTGCGGGGCAGACTCGGTACCGCCTTTACCTCCAGCAAACCGGAGGGAATGGGGCTTGGGCTGTTTCTGACCCAGGCCACACTGCAACGCTACGGCGGCACCGTCGACATCAAACCCGGCCGGGAATCCGGCAGTGAAGCCAAAGTGATTCTGCCAATACAGGATGTCCATGCCTGA